The following proteins are encoded in a genomic region of Streptomyces sp. SLBN-31:
- a CDS encoding ScbA/BarX family gamma-butyrolactone biosynthesis protein — protein sequence MSVSTYRTTRVIPGLTQPAGPGAPTGGAPVFQPLTSTVPKELVHRASVAEVMLTDWARRSEDHFTLAAQWPRGHSFFTTIDGCHDPLIAAETIRQAGLLLAHAEYGVPLGHCFLVSDLSVAVRPAQMRVAATPATLELDVRVRDIKQRRGEVTGFRIEVALHRDGQLLATGGGTQTCIAPRVYQRLRAARGPGDLQVLPLTAPEPPQRVGRMSPTDVVLSPLGQPHRWQLRVDTRHPVLFDHIVDHVPGMLLIEAARQAATATLGHTTLPLAITSEFLHYVELDTSCTVEAHPTDGTGTDPGGTRTVHVTARQNEEDVFRCTLTMAPPLT from the coding sequence ATGTCTGTGAGCACCTACCGCACCACCCGCGTGATACCCGGCCTGACGCAACCGGCAGGCCCCGGCGCCCCCACCGGCGGCGCCCCCGTCTTCCAGCCACTGACCAGCACCGTCCCCAAAGAACTCGTGCACCGCGCATCCGTCGCCGAGGTCATGCTGACCGACTGGGCACGCCGGAGCGAGGACCACTTCACCCTGGCCGCCCAGTGGCCCCGCGGACACAGCTTCTTCACCACCATCGACGGCTGCCACGACCCCCTCATCGCCGCCGAAACGATCCGCCAGGCCGGCCTGCTCCTGGCCCACGCCGAATACGGCGTCCCCCTCGGCCACTGCTTCCTGGTCAGCGACCTGAGCGTCGCTGTCCGCCCCGCACAGATGCGCGTGGCCGCCACCCCCGCCACCCTCGAACTCGACGTCCGCGTCCGCGACATCAAACAACGCCGCGGGGAGGTGACCGGCTTCCGCATCGAGGTGGCCCTCCACCGCGACGGACAGCTCCTCGCCACCGGAGGCGGCACCCAGACCTGCATCGCCCCCCGCGTCTACCAGCGCCTGCGCGCCGCCCGCGGCCCCGGCGACCTACAGGTCCTGCCCCTCACCGCCCCCGAACCCCCCCAGAGGGTGGGCCGCATGTCCCCCACCGACGTCGTCCTCTCCCCCCTCGGCCAGCCCCACCGCTGGCAGCTGCGGGTCGACACCCGCCACCCCGTCCTCTTCGACCACATCGTCGACCACGTCCCCGGCATGCTGCTGATCGAAGCCGCCCGCCAAGCCGCCACGGCCACCCTCGGCCACACCACCCTCCCCCTCGCCATCACCAGTGAGTTCCTGCACTACGTCGAACTCGACACCTCCTGCACCGTCGAGGCACACCCGACCGACGGCACAGGCACCGACCCGGGAGGCACCCGAACCGTCCACGTCACCGCCCGACAGAACGAAGAAGACGTCTTCCGCTGCACCCTCACCATGGCCCCACCCCTCACCTGA
- a CDS encoding ScbR family autoregulator-binding transcription factor, with product MVKQERAARTRQSLVRAAAEVFARDGFVLASLTSISKRAGVSNGALHFHFASKQDLARAVEDEAAAVLRAIGASVQAGGSRALQRLIDATHALMEHLEQDVVVRAGFELGSGPPRRDGAADLRGQWQGWVEEVLKDAERDGILAPGVSAADAAVTVVAATVGFEQLGAEDPVWMSARTLVQFWDLLLPRLAAADVLDGLEPGGTPATASRQG from the coding sequence ATGGTGAAGCAGGAGCGGGCTGCGCGTACGCGTCAGTCGTTGGTGCGGGCGGCGGCCGAGGTGTTCGCCCGGGACGGCTTCGTGCTGGCCTCGCTGACCTCGATCAGCAAGCGGGCCGGGGTGAGCAACGGCGCGCTGCACTTCCACTTCGCCAGCAAGCAGGACCTGGCGCGCGCGGTCGAGGACGAGGCCGCCGCCGTGCTGCGGGCGATCGGCGCCTCCGTACAGGCGGGCGGCTCCCGTGCGCTGCAGCGGCTCATCGACGCCACCCACGCCCTGATGGAGCACCTGGAGCAGGATGTGGTGGTGCGGGCCGGGTTCGAGCTGGGCAGCGGGCCGCCGCGCCGGGACGGGGCGGCGGACTTGCGTGGGCAGTGGCAGGGCTGGGTGGAGGAGGTCCTCAAGGACGCCGAGCGCGACGGGATCCTGGCCCCGGGGGTGTCCGCGGCCGACGCCGCGGTCACGGTGGTGGCGGCGACCGTGGGCTTTGAGCAGCTCGGCGCGGAGGACCCGGTGTGGATGTCGGCGCGGACGCTGGTGCAGTTCTGGGACCTGCTGCTGCCCCGGCTGGCAGCGGCCGACGTCCTGGACGGGCTCGAGCCCGGCGGCACCCCGGCCACGGCGTCCCGCCAGGGATGA
- a CDS encoding type II toxin-antitoxin system Phd/YefM family antitoxin has product MEITARDFDRKSSQILAAAARGETVTVTKNGTPGATGRADQRHRGAPVPDRCHG; this is encoded by the coding sequence ATGGAGATTACGGCCCGGGACTTCGACCGGAAGTCCTCCCAGATCCTCGCCGCAGCAGCCCGTGGCGAGACCGTCACCGTCACCAAGAACGGCACCCCCGGGGCCACGGGTCGTGCCGATCAACGACACCGAGGTGCCCCCGTACCCGACCGATGCCATGGGTGA
- a CDS encoding phosphotransferase family protein, which translates to MRRFTEGEVLSGVVREALGAGACVVGVERLRGGSKKGVYRVHTEGSRAASVIVYSWAEGENFWPAVGAVDAADPFAPASGLVPFLAAQRRLDGLGVRVPGVLVADDSRRHGPADVAVLEDVAGGTLEALLTTDPARASQALRELAALLQVMHRQHSEHYGRVDVLEGSGTVGGGSCQRLVLERAVEDLGEAAGREPRIAAAAALLHERLQELAGRVAPRRQHALIHGELGPDHVLVDALGHPVLIDIEGLMFFDVEWEHVFLRLRFGDHYPALSRPGLDPARSDLYLLAMRLSLVAGPLRLLDGDFPHRTVMQDIAEHNVRQTLALLAR; encoded by the coding sequence ATGCGCCGGTTCACAGAGGGTGAAGTCTTGTCGGGGGTTGTGCGGGAGGCGTTGGGGGCGGGGGCCTGCGTGGTGGGGGTGGAGCGGTTGCGTGGCGGGAGCAAGAAGGGGGTCTACCGGGTTCATACGGAGGGGTCGCGCGCGGCGAGTGTGATCGTTTACAGCTGGGCGGAGGGCGAGAATTTCTGGCCGGCTGTGGGCGCTGTCGACGCGGCCGATCCGTTCGCTCCGGCCTCGGGGCTGGTCCCCTTCCTGGCCGCGCAGCGCAGGCTGGACGGTCTGGGAGTGCGGGTTCCGGGGGTGCTGGTGGCGGACGACAGCCGGCGCCACGGCCCGGCGGATGTGGCGGTTCTCGAGGACGTTGCCGGCGGCACGCTGGAAGCGCTGCTGACGACGGATCCCGCCCGCGCCTCGCAGGCCCTGCGCGAGCTGGCCGCCCTGCTTCAGGTGATGCACCGGCAGCACAGTGAGCACTACGGCAGGGTGGATGTCCTCGAGGGGAGCGGCACAGTGGGGGGCGGTTCATGCCAGCGGCTGGTGCTGGAGCGTGCCGTGGAGGATCTCGGCGAGGCGGCCGGACGTGAGCCCAGGATCGCAGCGGCCGCGGCCTTGTTGCACGAGCGCCTGCAGGAGCTGGCCGGGCGGGTGGCGCCGCGCAGGCAGCACGCGCTGATCCACGGCGAACTCGGCCCGGACCACGTCCTGGTCGATGCCCTGGGGCATCCCGTTCTCATCGACATCGAAGGGCTGATGTTTTTCGATGTCGAGTGGGAGCACGTGTTCCTGCGGCTGCGTTTCGGCGACCACTACCCGGCCTTGTCCCGCCCCGGACTCGATCCGGCACGGAGCGACCTCTACCTGCTCGCGATGCGTCTTTCCCTGGTGGCCGGCCCCCTTCGCCTGCTCGACGGCGACTTCCCGCACCGCACGGTGATGCAGGACATCGCCGAGCACAACGTCAGGCAAACGCTGGCCTTGTTGGCCCGGTAG
- a CDS encoding iron chaperone, translating to MSSTKSGKSTKSGESGSYEGFSAEERAAMKDHAKEQKAAARRGSQAEKAALAEQDVLAKIAEMQGADRVMAERVHAVVTASAPQLAPKLWYGMPAYALDGKVVCFFQSAAKFKARYATLGFNDPAQLDEGSMWATAFALSEVTAEVEEQIAALVKRAVG from the coding sequence ATGAGCAGCACCAAGAGCGGCAAGAGCACCAAGAGCGGCGAGAGCGGCTCGTATGAGGGGTTCTCGGCCGAGGAACGGGCCGCGATGAAGGACCACGCCAAGGAGCAGAAGGCGGCGGCGCGGCGCGGTTCGCAGGCGGAGAAGGCGGCGCTGGCGGAGCAGGACGTCCTGGCCAAGATCGCCGAGATGCAGGGTGCGGACCGGGTGATGGCCGAGCGGGTCCATGCCGTCGTCACCGCCAGCGCTCCTCAGCTGGCGCCGAAGCTGTGGTACGGCATGCCCGCCTACGCCCTGGACGGCAAGGTGGTGTGCTTCTTCCAGAGCGCGGCGAAGTTCAAGGCCCGCTACGCCACCCTCGGCTTCAACGACCCGGCCCAGCTGGACGAGGGGTCGATGTGGGCGACCGCTTTCGCGCTGAGTGAGGTGACGGCCGAGGTGGAGGAGCAGATCGCGGCGCTGGTCAAGCGAGCCGTCGGCTAG
- a CDS encoding nucleotidyltransferase domain-containing protein, whose translation MTGDDVLCVLALLQRAQADVWVGGGWGIDALIGEQTRHHRDLDLMHRQEQEAAVLAALGAAGFVQSLNCRPVRFVVRAADGREIDLHPLVFADDGSAVQASPAPQRPFTYPSSCFVTGTIHGAPVPCLSAWQQVYFHQGYQPSERDRHDMAQLRRVFGITTHF comes from the coding sequence ATGACGGGTGATGACGTGTTGTGCGTGCTGGCCCTGCTGCAGCGGGCGCAGGCGGACGTGTGGGTGGGTGGCGGATGGGGAATCGACGCTCTGATCGGGGAGCAGACCCGACACCATCGCGATCTGGACCTGATGCACCGGCAGGAGCAGGAGGCGGCTGTGCTGGCCGCCCTGGGTGCGGCGGGTTTCGTTCAGAGCCTGAACTGCAGGCCCGTCCGGTTCGTGGTGAGGGCTGCGGACGGACGGGAGATTGACCTTCACCCGCTGGTCTTCGCTGATGACGGCTCAGCGGTGCAGGCCTCGCCCGCACCGCAACGGCCCTTCACCTATCCCTCCTCCTGCTTCGTGACGGGAACCATCCACGGGGCGCCTGTCCCCTGCCTGTCCGCCTGGCAGCAGGTCTACTTCCACCAGGGATACCAACCATCGGAACGCGACCGGCACGACATGGCACAACTGCGCCGCGTCTTCGGGATCACCACGCACTTTTGA
- a CDS encoding SDR family oxidoreductase, whose protein sequence is MNDRTALVTGANKGIGKHIARLLAAEGLTVYVGSRDRGLGQRAVEEIGAGARLLVLDVTDMDGIARAATQVDRLDVLVNNAGISTSLAPPADTSVEEFRRTYETNVFGVVAVTNAFLPALRRSAHPRIVNISSGTASLTWSTNPNPQFTPGSGGAAAYRSSKAALNALTVLYAQTLAEDGFKVNTLAPGMRATDLNPLAAAAGDDPAEAAQAAARLALLPDDGPTGGFFSWDATPVPW, encoded by the coding sequence ATGAACGATCGCACAGCTCTGGTCACCGGTGCCAACAAGGGCATCGGCAAGCACATCGCCCGGCTCCTCGCCGCCGAGGGCCTCACCGTGTACGTGGGCTCTCGCGACCGCGGGCTCGGACAGCGAGCCGTCGAGGAGATCGGCGCAGGCGCCCGCCTGCTGGTCCTCGACGTGACAGATATGGACGGCATCGCACGGGCCGCGACCCAGGTGGACCGTCTGGACGTGCTGGTCAACAACGCCGGGATCTCAACCTCACTCGCCCCGCCGGCCGACACGAGCGTCGAGGAGTTCCGGCGCACATACGAGACCAACGTCTTCGGGGTGGTGGCGGTGACCAATGCCTTCCTGCCCGCCCTGCGCCGCTCTGCGCATCCGCGCATCGTCAACATCTCCAGCGGCACCGCATCGCTGACCTGGAGCACGAACCCCAACCCCCAGTTCACCCCGGGAAGCGGTGGCGCCGCCGCCTACCGGTCCTCCAAAGCCGCCCTCAACGCCCTCACCGTCCTTTACGCCCAGACGCTGGCCGAGGACGGCTTCAAGGTCAACACGCTCGCCCCCGGCATGCGGGCCACCGACCTCAACCCCCTGGCCGCCGCTGCCGGCGACGACCCGGCCGAGGCCGCCCAGGCAGCCGCCCGCCTGGCCCTGCTGCCCGACGACGGCCCCACCGGTGGCTTCTTCTCCTGGGACGCAACGCCCGTGCCCTGGTGA
- a CDS encoding dihydrofolate reductase family protein translates to MSDGIESAMAQAKAAAGDKDVQVRGAYTAQRALEAGVLDEVQIHQIPVLLGGGRRLFDVLASQIELEIIRVIDTPAATHIRYRVRR, encoded by the coding sequence GTGAGCGACGGGATCGAAAGCGCGATGGCCCAGGCCAAGGCCGCCGCCGGGGACAAGGACGTGCAGGTGCGTGGCGCGTACACGGCGCAACGGGCGCTTGAGGCCGGGGTGCTGGATGAGGTGCAGATCCATCAGATCCCGGTGCTGCTCGGTGGGGGCCGTCGCCTGTTCGACGTCTTGGCGTCGCAGATCGAGTTGGAGATCATCCGGGTGATCGACACGCCTGCGGCCACGCACATCCGCTACCGCGTCCGTCGCTGA
- a CDS encoding acyl-CoA carboxylase subunit epsilon, producing MGEADVAPLALRVERGRADDEELAAVAVVLCSVLAGRQAAVGAAEPESGPLAAVPSWRRPGRPGGQWRSPHCWR from the coding sequence ATGGGTGAAGCGGACGTCGCCCCCCTGGCGCTGCGGGTGGAGCGCGGGCGGGCCGATGATGAGGAACTGGCCGCGGTGGCGGTGGTGTTGTGTTCGGTGCTGGCCGGGCGGCAGGCGGCGGTCGGCGCTGCGGAGCCGGAGTCGGGGCCGCTTGCTGCGGTGCCGTCGTGGCGGCGTCCCGGCCGGCCCGGCGGGCAGTGGCGTTCCCCGCACTGCTGGCGGTAG
- a CDS encoding acyl-CoA carboxylase subunit beta, whose product MTVLDDIPPVVAGPSHARGRVAELQAIRARVLAGPCEKATKAQHAKGKLTARERIELLLDAGSFQEVEQLRRHRATGFGLEAKRPHTDGVITGWGTVEGRTVFVYAHDFRIFGGALGEAHATKIHKIMDMAIAAGAPLVSLNDGAGARIQEGVSALAGYGGIFQRNTKASGVIPQISVMLGPCAGGAAYSPALTDFVFMVRETSQMFITGPDVVKAVTGEEITQNGLGGADVHAEASGVCHFAYDDEETCLAEVRYLLSLLPQNNREFPPRTPCTDPPARRSEVLLDLVPADGNRPYDMARVIEEIVDDGEVLEVHERWARNIICAFGRLDGQVVGIVANQPQTLAGVLDIEASQKAARFVQLCDAFSIPLITLLDVPGFLPGVDQEHGGIIRHGAKLLYAYCNATVPRISLILRKAYGGAYIVMDSQSIGADLTYAWPTNEIAVMGAEGAANVIFRRQIAAADDPETMRARMVKEYRSELMHPYYAAERGLVDDVIDPAATREVLIRSLAMLRTKHADLPSRKHGNPPQ is encoded by the coding sequence GTGACAGTCCTTGATGACATTCCCCCGGTGGTGGCCGGGCCGTCGCATGCGCGGGGGCGGGTGGCCGAGCTGCAGGCCATCCGGGCGCGGGTGCTGGCCGGGCCGTGTGAGAAGGCGACTAAGGCGCAGCACGCCAAGGGGAAGCTGACCGCCCGGGAGCGCATCGAGCTGCTGCTGGACGCCGGATCGTTTCAGGAGGTCGAGCAGTTGCGCCGGCACCGGGCGACCGGCTTCGGCCTGGAGGCGAAGAGGCCGCACACCGACGGTGTGATCACGGGCTGGGGCACGGTCGAGGGCCGCACCGTCTTCGTCTACGCCCACGACTTCCGCATCTTCGGCGGCGCGCTGGGCGAGGCCCACGCCACGAAGATCCACAAGATCATGGACATGGCCATCGCGGCCGGTGCCCCGCTGGTCTCGCTCAACGACGGTGCCGGCGCCCGCATTCAGGAGGGTGTCTCGGCGCTGGCCGGTTACGGCGGCATCTTCCAGCGCAACACCAAGGCCTCCGGGGTCATCCCGCAGATCTCCGTGATGCTGGGCCCGTGCGCGGGCGGCGCGGCCTACAGCCCCGCCCTGACCGACTTCGTGTTCATGGTCCGTGAGACCTCGCAGATGTTCATCACCGGCCCCGACGTCGTCAAGGCCGTCACCGGCGAGGAGATCACCCAGAACGGCCTGGGCGGCGCGGACGTGCACGCGGAGGCCTCCGGGGTGTGTCACTTCGCCTACGACGACGAGGAGACGTGCCTGGCGGAGGTCCGCTACCTGCTCTCCCTGCTGCCGCAGAACAACCGGGAGTTCCCGCCCCGCACCCCGTGCACCGACCCGCCCGCCCGGCGCAGCGAGGTGCTGCTGGACCTGGTCCCGGCGGACGGCAACCGCCCCTACGACATGGCCCGCGTCATCGAGGAGATCGTCGACGACGGCGAGGTGCTGGAGGTCCACGAGCGCTGGGCGCGCAACATCATCTGCGCTTTCGGCCGGCTCGACGGCCAGGTCGTCGGCATCGTCGCCAACCAGCCGCAGACCCTGGCCGGGGTCCTGGACATCGAGGCATCCCAGAAGGCCGCCCGCTTCGTGCAGCTGTGCGACGCCTTCAGCATCCCCCTGATCACCCTCCTGGACGTCCCCGGGTTCCTTCCCGGTGTCGACCAGGAACACGGCGGCATCATCCGCCACGGCGCCAAACTGCTGTACGCCTACTGCAACGCCACCGTGCCCCGGATCTCGCTGATCCTGCGCAAGGCCTACGGCGGTGCCTACATCGTGATGGACAGCCAGTCCATCGGCGCCGACCTCACCTACGCCTGGCCCACCAACGAGATCGCCGTCATGGGCGCGGAAGGCGCCGCGAACGTCATCTTCCGCCGTCAGATCGCCGCCGCGGACGATCCCGAGACCATGCGGGCCCGCATGGTCAAGGAGTACAGGTCCGAGCTGATGCACCCCTACTACGCGGCCGAACGCGGCCTGGTCGACGACGTCATCGACCCCGCCGCCACCCGCGAGGTCCTCATCCGCTCCCTGGCCATGCTGCGCACCAAGCACGCCGACCTGCCCTCCCGCAAGCACGGCAACCCCCCGCAATAA
- a CDS encoding AfsR/SARP family transcriptional regulator encodes MDIEVLGALSVSEHGISVTPTAPKPRQVLALLALHADRVVQVSALIEELWEDEPPRSARTTLQTYVLQLRELIGEALAKAGEEGVSAKDILVTLPGGYRLNTRGGRVDFREFEKQAGAGYRAMDADDFSGAARRLREALALWTGPALADVTAGSRIGLEIKRLDEARLCALDQRIEADLRRGRHRELLSELTVLVNRHRMHESLHGQFMVALHRSGRRGDALNVYQRLRTTLVRELGLEPSATLSRLQRSILMAVPETVPARDTEISGPPMARMG; translated from the coding sequence GTGGACATCGAAGTTCTGGGCGCGCTGTCGGTAAGCGAGCACGGCATCTCTGTCACACCCACGGCCCCCAAGCCGCGGCAGGTGCTGGCCCTGCTGGCGCTGCACGCGGACCGGGTGGTGCAGGTCTCGGCCCTGATCGAGGAGCTGTGGGAGGACGAGCCGCCGCGCAGCGCCCGCACCACGCTGCAGACCTATGTGCTGCAGCTGCGCGAACTCATCGGCGAGGCGCTGGCCAAGGCGGGGGAGGAGGGGGTGAGTGCCAAGGACATCCTGGTCACCCTGCCCGGCGGCTACCGGCTGAACACCCGCGGCGGCCGGGTGGACTTCCGCGAGTTCGAAAAGCAGGCCGGGGCGGGCTACCGGGCCATGGACGCCGATGACTTCTCCGGCGCGGCCCGCCGGCTGCGCGAGGCGCTGGCGTTGTGGACCGGCCCCGCGCTCGCCGACGTCACCGCGGGCAGCCGGATCGGTTTGGAGATCAAGCGCCTGGACGAGGCCCGGCTGTGCGCCCTGGACCAGCGCATCGAGGCCGACCTGCGGCGCGGCCGCCACCGCGAGCTGCTCTCGGAGCTGACCGTCCTGGTCAACCGCCACCGCATGCACGAGAGCCTGCACGGCCAGTTCATGGTGGCCCTGCACCGCTCCGGGCGGCGCGGGGACGCCCTCAACGTCTACCAGAGGCTGCGCACCACCCTCGTACGCGAGCTGGGCCTGGAGCCCTCGGCCACGCTCAGCCGGCTGCAGCGCTCCATCCTGATGGCCGTCCCCGAGACCGTCCCCGCCCGCGACACGGAGATCAGCGGACCGCCCATGGCCCGGATGGGCTGA
- a CDS encoding nucleotidyl transferase AbiEii/AbiGii toxin family protein translates to MRLPDLHRRLLGDAVESGEAYRLVPAGGYAIQAHGLVSSRTSEDVDLATDAPADMAEITGVVAAGLADRGWTIRVVEVAPRMSRLLATDAVIGESCEIDILKEIFHRPPTRTEAGPTLSREDAVGLKVRALHDRGFPRDVIDVFSARELYTPAELERLGAQHDEEFDLEELHGRLEAVDFTSDREYAAYDLSPTEITGLRAWVQHWLDDLGLRLAEPYTDDEDDG, encoded by the coding sequence ATGAGGCTTCCCGACCTGCACCGGCGTCTGCTCGGTGACGCCGTTGAGAGCGGTGAGGCCTACCGGCTGGTGCCGGCCGGCGGCTATGCCATCCAGGCGCATGGACTGGTCAGCAGTCGCACCAGTGAGGACGTTGACCTGGCCACCGATGCGCCTGCGGACATGGCCGAGATCACCGGCGTTGTGGCCGCCGGTCTTGCGGACCGGGGCTGGACGATCCGCGTCGTGGAGGTCGCCCCGCGCATGTCCCGCCTGCTGGCCACCGATGCGGTCATCGGCGAGTCCTGCGAGATCGACATCCTGAAGGAGATCTTCCACCGGCCTCCCACCCGCACCGAGGCCGGGCCCACGCTGTCGAGGGAGGACGCCGTGGGGCTGAAGGTCCGCGCCCTGCACGACCGCGGCTTCCCCCGCGATGTCATCGACGTCTTCAGCGCCCGCGAGCTGTACACGCCGGCGGAACTCGAGCGCCTGGGTGCGCAGCATGACGAGGAGTTCGACCTGGAGGAGCTCCATGGCCGGCTGGAAGCCGTCGACTTCACCTCCGACCGTGAGTACGCCGCGTACGACCTGAGCCCCACCGAGATCACCGGACTGCGGGCCTGGGTCCAGCACTGGCTCGACGACCTCGGTCTCCGGCTGGCCGAGCCGTACACAGACGACGAGGACGACGGCTGA
- a CDS encoding AfsR/SARP family transcriptional regulator: MKICVLGPLSADVNGMSIVPTAGKPRQILALLALYPSRVMPVPTLMEEIWGTELPQSALTTLQTYILQLRRRLGTAMGPGAPGTAKDVLATRHGGYLLQIPADAVDVHAYERLVTEGQQAFEHGDDELAARTYRSALDLWQGPALVDVRVGPVLEIEAMRLEESRLVTRERRIDADLRLGRHAEVTAELMDLTARHPEHEGLHSQAMVALYRSGRQAAALDVYHRLRRRLVEELGVEPSPQLQRLHQAMLAVDPQLDVTSCPRRISTFDLYAA, encoded by the coding sequence ATGAAGATTTGTGTTCTTGGTCCACTGAGTGCCGACGTCAACGGGATGTCGATCGTCCCGACGGCCGGGAAGCCGCGCCAGATCCTGGCCCTGCTCGCCCTCTATCCGAGCCGGGTCATGCCGGTGCCCACGCTCATGGAGGAGATCTGGGGCACCGAGCTGCCCCAGAGCGCCCTGACCACCCTGCAGACCTACATCCTGCAGCTGCGCCGCCGCCTGGGGACCGCCATGGGGCCCGGCGCCCCCGGCACCGCCAAGGACGTGCTCGCCACCCGGCACGGCGGCTACCTGCTGCAGATACCGGCCGACGCCGTCGACGTCCACGCCTACGAACGCCTGGTCACCGAAGGCCAGCAGGCCTTCGAACACGGCGATGACGAGCTCGCGGCCCGCACCTACCGCAGCGCGCTGGATCTGTGGCAGGGGCCCGCCCTGGTCGACGTCCGCGTCGGCCCGGTGCTGGAGATCGAGGCGATGCGGCTGGAGGAGAGCCGGCTGGTCACCCGCGAGCGCCGCATCGACGCCGACCTGCGCCTGGGCCGGCACGCCGAGGTGACGGCCGAGCTGATGGATCTGACCGCCCGCCACCCCGAGCACGAGGGACTGCACTCGCAGGCCATGGTGGCGCTGTACCGCTCGGGCCGCCAGGCCGCCGCGCTCGACGTCTACCACCGGCTGCGCCGCCGCCTGGTCGAGGAGCTGGGCGTGGAGCCCTCGCCGCAGCTGCAGCGGCTGCACCAGGCGATGCTGGCCGTCGACCCCCAGCTGGACGTGACCTCCTGCCCCCGGCGCATCTCCACCTTCGACCTCTACGCCGCCTGA
- a CDS encoding DUF6059 family protein: MAFRGARRLRRAARALAACVWQCLVAAGAVQLAGETARADAGRLLHEPAPGHPERLRPDVPLTALERSLLRDLGLVD; the protein is encoded by the coding sequence ATGGCGTTTCGTGGTGCCCGGCGCCTGCGGCGGGCCGCCCGCGCCCTGGCGGCCTGCGTCTGGCAGTGCCTGGTGGCCGCCGGCGCCGTGCAGTTGGCGGGCGAGACGGCCCGGGCCGATGCCGGCCGGCTGCTGCACGAACCCGCTCCCGGCCATCCCGAGCGGCTGCGCCCGGATGTGCCCCTGACCGCGCTGGAACGCTCCCTGCTGAGGGATCTGGGCCTCGTGGACTGA
- a CDS encoding SRPBCC family protein: MYLAPVHRMAQHAEVDAPAGVLYGLIADAVRWPVFLPPTVHVEQLEFDGASERLRMWVTANGEIKSWTTRRVLDPVAHRVDFRQEVLPRPVTSMGGSWSVEPRGPEKSLVTLRNDFAVADNARADVDWVKRATTANTRAALANLKQLAERWRRLDDLVLSFEESVHIDAGVEPVYAFLHRFGDRTDAVPGAVRIDLAERAPGVQLMSVELPAAGGRTRTTESVRIGFPHAGRIVYKDIRDSEQPALLAAHAGEWSVEPDPWGEGVTVIARHHAVLDEDGVRERYGVGAEAVRVARQALRERLARESAAALELAREHAEGVLARRV, encoded by the coding sequence ATGTACCTCGCGCCTGTGCACCGTATGGCCCAGCACGCGGAGGTGGACGCCCCGGCCGGCGTGCTCTACGGCCTGATCGCGGACGCCGTGCGCTGGCCGGTGTTCCTGCCGCCCACCGTGCATGTCGAGCAGCTGGAGTTCGACGGCGCGTCGGAGCGGCTGCGGATGTGGGTGACCGCCAACGGCGAGATCAAGTCCTGGACCACGCGGCGCGTGCTGGACCCCGTCGCGCACCGGGTGGACTTCCGGCAGGAGGTGCTGCCCCGCCCGGTGACCTCGATGGGGGGCAGCTGGAGCGTGGAGCCCCGCGGGCCGGAGAAGTCTTTGGTGACCTTGCGCAACGACTTCGCCGTCGCCGACAACGCGCGCGCGGACGTGGACTGGGTCAAGCGGGCCACCACCGCCAACACGCGGGCCGCGCTGGCCAACCTCAAACAGCTCGCCGAGCGCTGGCGCCGCCTGGACGACCTGGTGCTCTCCTTCGAGGAGTCGGTGCACATCGACGCGGGCGTGGAGCCGGTCTACGCCTTCCTGCACCGCTTCGGCGACCGGACCGACGCCGTGCCCGGCGCCGTGAGGATCGACCTGGCCGAGCGCGCCCCCGGGGTGCAGCTGATGAGCGTGGAGCTGCCCGCCGCCGGCGGCAGGACGCGTACGACCGAATCGGTGCGCATCGGCTTCCCGCACGCCGGGCGCATCGTCTACAAGGACATCCGCGACAGCGAGCAGCCCGCGCTGCTGGCCGCGCACGCGGGGGAGTGGTCGGTCGAACCCGACCCCTGGGGGGAGGGGGTCACCGTCATCGCCCGCCACCACGCCGTGCTGGACGAGGACGGCGTGCGCGAGCGCTACGGAGTGGGCGCGGAGGCGGTGCGCGTCGCGCGCCAGGCGCTGCGTGAACGGCTGGCCCGGGAGAGCGCCGCCGCGCTTGAGCTGGCCCGCGAGCACGCCGAGGGCGTCCTCGCCCGCCGGGTGTGA